Proteins found in one Triticum aestivum cultivar Chinese Spring chromosome 4D, IWGSC CS RefSeq v2.1, whole genome shotgun sequence genomic segment:
- the LOC123099680 gene encoding uncharacterized protein: MRPDAGAAGSMASMEWEPKALSLHELKYAREAALYVLRTHSFEDAVRIFTEGLKPVLGVRRDSMADSDEDDDQGDDDYDMFNPYAFLDDDGICCHHQYGRTAEERDVATAPF; this comes from the exons ATGAGGCCCGACGCCGGCGCCGCGGGGAGCATGGCGTCCATGGAGTGGGAGCCCAAGGCGCTGTCCCTCCACGAGCTCAAGTACGCGAGG GAGGCGGCGCTGTACGTCCTGAGAACGCACTCCTTCGAGGACGCCGTCCGGATCTTCACCGAG GGTCTCAAGCCGGTGCTGGGCGTCAGGAGGGATTCCATGGCCGACTCCGACGAGGACGACGACCAGGGTGATGATGACTATGACATGTTCAATCCATACGCGTTTCTTGACGATGACGGTATCTGCTGCCACCACCAGTACGGACGCACCGCCGAGGAACGAGATGTTGCTACCGCACCCTTCTAA